In Mesoplasma florum L1, the DNA window ACTTCAGAAATTCAAAAGAAAATCGATGAGACTTCTGTTTTATTTAAAGCACCAATTATAACTAATGCTCAAAAACAAAATTCAGATGTCACAACAAATTGATTAAATGATCAAAAAGTAAGTGACATTAGCAATATTAATAGTGCTTTAAGTTATGCAAATTTTAACGCTGAGAAATATGATATGAAATCAGTTGAAAAAACTTTAAATAAAATTTATAAAGACAAAGATTATAAATATAAAAATGAAGATGCAACATCAGAACTTATATTTGGCGCAGCTGATAAAGGTGTAAGCTTATTAGAAAATTCAATTGATGATGATGGATTAAAGGCTGAAGGCGTTAACGAATTATTGAATTGAATTTCATATGTTTCTTTTGGAACAGGTTTAGTGGGTGCGGTTAATGCTAAAAGTATAGATAAAAGTATTTTAAATTTAAATAAAAATATTGAATGAATAGCAGCTTTTAAAAATACTCCTATACCAACATTAAGTAAATTAAATAATGAATATGATGTCTATACATTCCAAGATTTGCAAGACTTTATAATAATAAGTATAGGAAACTTGCTTTCTGAAGCTAGCGGATTTGAAGGAGATAGTTTTGCTCAATCTACAGGATGAGGGGGTAGAACAAAATGAAATAACATAGTCAAAAAAGAACTTGATTTAGATACTATGAAAAAAGTTGCAATACCACAAAAAAATAAAAATAGCTCAAATGTTCCAAAAGGTCAAACAAGCTGAGATACAACAACAAATGGAAACAATAGAGAATTTTCAATATATGATGAAAGAAGCATTGTACAACAAGAAACTGATTTTATTCAATCAATAGTAAAACACATAATTAACAGTGGCAACGGATTAAAAATAGAAATGAATTCAAAGAATCTTCAATCAATTGTTAATATTGTTTATTCTATTTCTTGATATATTAGTTCATATGATAAATATTCTGTTTATGTTATGCCAAGTGATGATAATTACTTATTTTCAGAAACAAAATCAAATATGACAATTTTTAATGAACAAAGAACAAAAACTATTGAGAAAACAGATTTATCAAATAGTTTAAGTGGAATTTTGAGTTTATTCAAAAGTGTATTTATAAGTAAAGATAGAATGACATCTAATAGAGGTTTAAAAATTTTATTCCAAAATGGTGATAAAACAACAAATAATTGAGGATCTGAGTTATCTATATTTTTAAGTTTTATAGGTGGAACATGAACAAGAAATAATTTTAATAATGGTTTAAATGCTTTATTAATTGGAGCAATGGCTGGTGTAACTAATTCTAAATTACTTGATAATGTTAAAAGTATTGATACTATTTTAACTTTAGTTGGTCTTAACAGAAATTCATTAGGTTATGTTATTGGAAATATTTTAAATGCAACATTAGCCAATACTAATAGTACAAATGTTTTCTATGGATTAGCAACAAGTACATTAGTGACAATAGTTGGTGGTATAATACCAGACGTTGGTAAATATTTAGATGAAATTAAAAAAATGGCCAATGACAATGCCTTTGATCATACAATGACAAAATTAGTTTCAACAAAATTAAATGTACTAATGGATTATTTAGGTAATGTTATGGATGTATTTTCACCACCAGCTGAAACTGATCCACCTAGAGAACCTTCAACGCTTCCTAATAAATCAATTTTAGAATTTATGAATATGGGAGTAATGGGAATAACTGTTGGAAATGTGATATGAAGTGGTTTAAACTTTATTAATACTTCTTTATCTGAAATAATGAAACCATTAGGTCTTCTAGGAGCTCTATTAAGTGATGACGTATCAAGAAATTATAATTTCTATGTAAAAGATAAAGAAAATAAAGACTCTCTTACAACTTTAGAACTAGAACAATTACTTGGATATAAACCTGAAGATGTATTTGAGGGAAACACTAAAACATCAGATCTAGCAATTGTTTGATCTATGATGCGCTTTGTTAATACTGAACAAGGAAAAAATAAAGTTGTAGGTGTTTCTTTAAAAAATTCAAATGGTACTTCTGAAGAAATAATTTATGGTCATAAAGCATGAAAAATGCTTCTTGGTCTAAACTATGATGAAATGAATTATTATGATAATTCATTGTTATATTGAGCAAATGAATTATTAACAAATGGATTAACATCTAAAATAATTCAATGACCTGTAAAAATGACTAGAAAGTATATTGATTACAATTTGAGCGATATAACTTTTAATAGAAATAAAAAAATGAATTACTGATCAAATAAAGATTTATTCTCAACACAATTTGTAAGTTATCAAGAAGATTCTAAACAAGAAGTTTTAAATTACAAGATAATGTATAAAGTTAAGAAAGATGTTTATTACACATATAATGTGTCAGTTTATAAAGAGAATACAAATTCAAAATATAAAATAAATTCATTTAACAGAATATAAAAAATGCGAGTTATTAATTCGCATTTTTATTTTTTATAAAAGGCTTCAATTTGGTATTTAACATTTATTTCTTCTTGATCACTACTTGGAAGTAATAGTTTAACAACGTATGTATTATTAACTATTCCATTTTTATAATTAATTTCATATGTTACGTGACTATCTTTTTTACTATCTCTGAAGTTTTCATAGCTAATCAATTTGGTTTTATAATGAATGTAATTTAAATCTTCTAAGTAAGATTGATTTTGTTTGTTATCAAAAATATCTGCTATAGTTTTTAAAATGTCATTTATTCCTGACATTATTCCAGTAATCAAATTACCAGTTTCATCGTTTCATAATGTCCCAATAGAATAAAGTATTGTTCCTGGTCTAAATTGATTATAGTCAATTACACCATTATCAAGTTCTACTCCAAGACCCATTATTCATTTAAGACCATCTTTATTTGTAAAAGTTCTTGTAGTTTTTAAACCAAACTTATTACCACCTGGTATTGTAATACTGATACCTGTATTATCTCTACTAGAAAGTGCTGTAGCTAATGCTAAGATGTAAGTATATTCCTTACCTTCTTCATTTTTAAAAATTAATTCTGGTGATATTTTGATTTCACCTAAAGTTTGAAGAGTGCTATTACTATTTACAATTTTAAATTCAGGATCTAAGAAAAGAGAAGTATCATTGAAAGCATCTGCAATGTTAACTATTTTCGGAGCAACACCTTTACCTAATAATGCAATTAAATAACTTGTCCCTTTTGCACCTAGTCTTAATAAATCGCTAAGTTTTAAAGTTTTTGTTAATTGAATATCTATTATTTGTTTTAATGAAATTTTTGGTAATTGAACAGGTAAACTATTTTCTAATCCGAAAATTTCCATTAATTTTCTTATGTCTGTATTAATTAAGTACCCTAAAAATTTATTTGTAAAAGGAGCTTCAGAATTTAACAAACTATCAATTATTGGTTTAACTTTAGTATTAACAGATGTTTGAATAGATGTTATTTGTTCTGCTAAAGGTTTATTTTTTATGAATGATCATTCTAACAAGTTTTTTAATGAGTCATCTATTTGTTTTATAAATGTTTCAAAGAAATGATCCATATCAATACCTGTTAAAATAGAACTAATTAAACCTGAAACTACTCCACCTATTTGTTCAGAACCCATCCCAATAGAATTTAAGAAATCCATTATTCCACCATCAGGATCAAAAGAAGCAGTATATCCTTTCACTAAACCATCTAGTGAAGAACTTAAAAATGTATTTAATGCTCCATTTTCTGTTTTACCATTTGAACCTCATTCACCAATTTTAAAATCTAATGTTTTACTTCCAAATTTAATTATTTTAGTATTGAAATCAAGTTTTTGATTTTTAACAGTTATATCATCATCAACTTGGAAAAGTATTTTAAAAGTTCTAAGTAGTTTAAAAGATTCTTTATCTTTTTCACCAGAAAATAAATCATAGATAAATTGCATTAAACCATCTACATTAGTTGAGTTAATAATTTCTTTGTCAATTTTTGAAGAGTTTACTTGATGAATTACTTCTAAGTTAGTTTTATCAGTAGAAAATATGTGATTATCATCCAGCATTTCATCAGAATGTAAATTGTATTCATCAGCTGTAAAATTTTGAATATATCAGTTTATTCCAAATAAGGCATTCATAAGTAGAGCTAAGCTTTGACTTGTAAAATTAATTTCAGGTTTCTCAGCATCCTTACTGTTCATTTTTTTAATTATTAATTTTCAAACACTAGAATTATGTGCATAATATTTTTCATTTATATTATCTTTATTTTCACTAATGACAAAAGGTTTTTCTATTTCAACGCTAAACAAGTTAGCAACAAAAGAAGTCAATTCATTTGAGAAATAAATTTTTAAGTCTAAATTAGTTTCAACACCTAATTTAATTAATTCATTGTAATTAGTAACTTTAACGTCTTTCATTATTTGTAAACTACTTGAAATTTTAGGCATAACTTTTTGAATTGAAGAAATATTATCAGCTTTTAATGAATCTAATAATAAAGGCAATGCAGTATTTCATAAAGTTGGATCGAAATTCACACCAATTAATTTATAAATCTCATTGTAAGCTTTTTGGATAGTGCTTATTAATTCACTAGCACCATTTCCAGTAGCTGGTCTATCGAACTCTTCTTTGCTATATACTTCATTTTTCATATATTCACTTGATTGTTTTGTATCTAAGAAAGTGTCAAATATTTTAGCCATAGATGT includes these proteins:
- a CDS encoding lipoprotein, which produces MKKLISLIGAASLATTPAMAVVSCKYIDTIQKSIDNKLAEVISSTSNYFKGAILANSEDYNGQSVDKYISKLKVGDLTSNSKDTTSMAKIFDTFLDTKQSSEYMKNEVYSKEEFDRPATGNGASELISTIQKAYNEIYKLIGVNFDPTLWNTALPLLLDSLKADNISSIQKVMPKISSSLQIMKDVKVTNYNELIKLGVETNLDLKIYFSNELTSFVANLFSVEIEKPFVISENKDNINEKYYAHNSSVWKLIIKKMNSKDAEKPEINFTSQSLALLMNALFGINWYIQNFTADEYNLHSDEMLDDNHIFSTDKTNLEVIHQVNSSKIDKEIINSTNVDGLMQFIYDLFSGEKDKESFKLLRTFKILFQVDDDITVKNQKLDFNTKIIKFGSKTLDFKIGEWGSNGKTENGALNTFLSSSLDGLVKGYTASFDPDGGIMDFLNSIGMGSEQIGGVVSGLISSILTGIDMDHFFETFIKQIDDSLKNLLEWSFIKNKPLAEQITSIQTSVNTKVKPIIDSLLNSEAPFTNKFLGYLINTDIRKLMEIFGLENSLPVQLPKISLKQIIDIQLTKTLKLSDLLRLGAKGTSYLIALLGKGVAPKIVNIADAFNDTSLFLDPEFKIVNSNSTLQTLGEIKISPELIFKNEEGKEYTYILALATALSSRDNTGISITIPGGNKFGLKTTRTFTNKDGLKWIMGLGVELDNGVIDYNQFRPGTILYSIGTLWNDETGNLITGIMSGINDILKTIADIFDNKQNQSYLEDLNYIHYKTKLISYENFRDSKKDSHVTYEINYKNGIVNNTYVVKLLLPSSDQEEINVKYQIEAFYKK